A region of the Fulvia fulva chromosome 7, complete sequence genome:
CCTTGACCACAAGGCGCCTTGGAATTACCGGCGATACGACGAGCGCAAGCGTCCTGTCTCACTTTCAACGTCCTTTGTACGGCGAGAGAACCCCACACCGCGCTTCGGACACAGCAGCAACCGGTGCACCAGACATCCACTGCGCTTAGGGACAAAGACGGCCACGCAGCACTCCACACACCGAATAGCCGCTGTTGGGCTACTGAGGACGCGCCTCCAGTCTGCGATCATGGCAGGCACGAGGAATTATGATTTTCTTGTATGTGAGCACCACCACCATCTCCCAGAACACGCGGTAGAGCAGGCAGGCGGGCAGGCAGGAGACGATATGCACACATACACGCTTCCTGGCCGACACGCTACACCACACCCACGTGTGCTCGCACATACCGTCAGCCAGCAGGAAACACCCCGAAACACCTCACTGACACCTCACCCCTCACAGATCAAACTGCTCCTAATCGGCGACTCGGGCGTAGGAAAGTCATGCTGTCTCCTGCGCTTCAGCGAAGACTCTTTCACCCCCTCCTTCATCACCACCATCGGCATCGACTTCAAGATCCGGACAATCGAGCTTGACGGCAAGAGGGTGAAACTGCAGATCTGGGATACCGCGGGTCAAGAGCGTTTCAGGACCATTACAACTGCGTACTACCGAGGCGCGATGGGAATCCTGTTGGTGTATGATGTTACGGATGAGAGAAGTTTCAACAGTACGTCTGGCCATACCCCCTGCGGATAGGAAGGGGAAGTGGAAGTGCGGTGAGAGCTGACTTTATGATAATTGTAGACATCCGAACATGGTTCTCCAACGTTGAGCAACACGCCACCGAAGGCGTCAACAAAATCCTCATAGGCAACAAATGCGACTGGGAAGAAAAGCGCGCCGTCTCCACCGAGCAGGGCCAAGCCCTCGCCGACGAGCTAGGAATCCCCTTCATGGAAGTCTCCGCCAAGTCGAACATTAACGTCGAGAAGGCCTTTTACAGCCTCGCCGGAGACATCAAGAAACGCATTGTGGATACCCAGACTCCGCAGCAACAGCAGAGCGCGGGTGGCGTGCAAGTTGGAGGCGGTCAGAGTGCTGTCGGTGGATTGGGGAAGAACTGCTGTTAAGGCGTGAAGAATTGAGACAGGAGAGTGTCGAGAAAGACACGATTGATGCAGCATTCATCAGTCTTGCTCTTGGACTGGGAATATCCGCATGGGTAGATGGCACTAAACGGCGTTCTGGGCGTTTAATGTCCTCATGATCGAGGGAGACCTCGGCTTGGCTTGGCGGGTGGACAGACCGATGGATGAAGGGCGAGATCAGCATTTTGCTAGAAAGATGTCGAGATCCCTGACCCTATCCTATCCTATCCTATCCTATCCTATCCTATCCTATCCTATCCTATCCTATCCTATCCTATCCTATCCTGTCTCTTTGTGGCTGGCTTGCTGGCATTGTACAGGCTTTTCTTGCCGCCGCCGCTGCTGCTTATGGCTATACTTAGGTAGATACGTCCGAAGTTCCTTTACTTGTTGATTGTTCTTTCAGCGTGATGGTGATATGCTAGTGATGGAGATGTGTCGTTACGGTTATGCTAATGAGGGTGCGCATATGAGGCTATGATTATGGGGATGAGGTGATGTGAAGGGCAAAAAAAAAGATCGAATTCCCCCTTGCTCGGATGACAATGCTGGCAATGAAGCAGCGAGAGGGCATGGGGCCCTGACACGCGAGGTTGCCGGTTTTTTCGGTCGTTGGGGAGTGGATAGCGACTGAGACATTCGAGCAAGAGAAGTTGTCGATGGGGGTGGGGTTGTTTCTCTGGTTGGTTGTGTGGCTTGGGTGGGTAAGGTTGACGCTGGCAAACAAGAGGAGGGGGGCATGGGCATCTAGGTATGAGGGTTGACGAGTCCTATGGGGTTAGGTTTTTCACGTTTCAGGGCCTAGGGTTAAGATTAAGAGTGAGACTGAGACTGAGATTGAGATTAAGATTAAGATGATTGAAGGtggttgttgttgttgttgttgttgttgttgttgttgttgttgttgttgttgttgttgttgttgttgttgtggCCTTTGCTTGGAGACGGGCTGGGGTCTGGCAGGGAGCATAGGGGCAAGCAGGACAGAACAAGAGAGATGCTCTTGGTCGTGCAGCAGGAGGCGCGCTCGGCTCGGTGATGGCGAGGCGAGGCGACGTCGGTCGGTCTGTCTGTGGTGTTGCTTGTCGATGTCGTGGTGTGGTGTGGTGTGGTGTGTCTCTTTTATCTTTGAAAGATGTTGAGCTGTGTTCAACGGCTTTGCTACGGGGCCAGGGGTGTTTAGCGATGGGTTGGAGTGGTTGGGGAGGCTATGTAGTGTGGTAGGAGCGGGGTGGGGGGTATGGGATGGGATGGGATGGGATGGGAGATTGAGGCTAAGCTTGTTCAATGGCGATGTTGGACAGGCTGCGATGTTTGGTGTGGACCGAGGGCAATTCCATAGATGGGATCTGGCAAAAAGCACACTCGATGATAGGCGTGATTGGCAACACGACATCCCCTGGCACTATCGTCGAAGATGCGGCAAAACAAAAAGGCAACAAGACACCCTTGCTCCAATGGCTGCGTCTACCACTCGGCCAACGCAATGTCGTCTGGCATAAGCGCAGGCTGATGAATGCCGCATTGCGTGTGGTTCCATACCACTAAACCACAGTACCATTGAAGCGAGAGTGCTCGTCGAAAAAGGTCGAGGTTTACCACAATATATCGGTACGAGACTCGACGTGGGCGATACCTGAGACGATGCTACTGAAGCTGCCTGGTATCAGACATTGTGCGCTAGCAGAGCAAAAAGACACATTTGCTGGGTCGGGCAGCCGGGAAAGCATCTGCTGGCAAAAGACATAGGATCTTGTCACTGTACTGTTATGAGAGCTGGGATATTATGGAGGCGGTCCTGATGAACACGTCGTCACAGCTCGAAAAGGCTCGATACGTTGATATGATGCCAAAGTGGAGTGTGTTGCATGCGATCATCATGCCTACAGAGACTTTCCAAAGTTTCCTTTCTGCGTATGTGCTCGAAGTAGCAGAGCGTATCCGTGCTATAGACTTAGTACCATGGCCGGAAATGCCTTGTGGCTGTCGTCGCTACGTGTGATGTGACTCCAATCACTTCCCACCCCGGCCACCAACACTATTCAACGCATCAACCTGCGCCTGACTCAACCTAATCTCAGGGAGCGGCGTCTTCGCCTCCGTCGGTGACGGCATGAAACCCCTATTAATCAAAAACTTGAGCCACGCACCAATAGCCTCCTCCGTCACAGTCGGCGGCGCGGCCCTCTTCAGCTCTTGCGTGTCAGCCTTCAGAGCACGCTGCGAGTTGGCATCATCCAAGTTTGGAGCCTTGGTGGCACCCGGCAGATCACCGGTGACCATGTGGTACAGCCCGAGCAGAGCTAGCTCGTCTTTACCTTCTTCGACGTACTTCTCGACTTTGTGTTTCCAGCTGTCGTAGGACTCGAGCGGGACAGAGTAGCCGTACTTCTCCAGCGCGGCGAGGTACTCGTTGAAGGTGAGTCGTGGTCTGGCATCGACGTGGTGGACATTCCCGCTCTCGCCATAAAAGGAGACGGCGTTTACGGTGCGCGCTACGCGAGTCACCGGTACCATGTTGATGGTGTTGCTCACGTCAGGTCTGGCGCCGACTTGGACGCAGCCTTTGAGCATTCGCACGAGGAAATCGTCGGTGTTGCTGACTCCATTCTCGGGGTCTCCCATGACATAGCCAGGTCGGATGATTACGCCATTGAGACCGCGCTTGCAGGCTTCTCTGATGAGAGCTTCGGACACCCATTTGCTTTGGCCATATCCGGTGCCCAGACCTTGCCGGCTGCCTTCGAGATCGTCGGATTCGAGGACTGGTTGGCCTGCGTCTGATTGCTTGACGAAGGGATCTGTGTCGAGTGCGCTTGTCGAGCTGATGAAAGACAGTCGCTTGTGCTTGCCGCTCACGCAAAGCTTAATAGCTTCCAATGTGCTCGTAACGTTGGCAGCCTTGAGGTTCTCATATGGCATGAGCCAATGCACTCGAGCTCCGTTGTGGATAACGAGATCGGCATCTTCGACAACCTTCTTGTAGTCGGTATCGGACATGCCTAGCTTGGGCTTTTCCAAGTCACCGATCACGACCTCAAGCACGCCTTCGCTCTCCCACCAGTCTTGCCAGAATCCGTAGGCAGTGCAAGTCTGTCTGATCCTCTTCATACCGTCTAGGGCAGACGAAGCACGGACATGCGCGTAGACGTGGTTGGGAGGATTCCGGTTGAAGGCGTCATGCAGAATGTAGGCGCCCAGAAAGCCCGTTGCACCAGTCAAGAGGATGTTGATACCAGCATCTGTGCTTCTTACTGGACTGCTGGAAATGGACGTGGGTAACTGTGCGATTTGGTTCGCAAGATCATTGGAGTAGTGCACGGACTGCTGCTCGTCTTGCTCTTCGGCAACGTCCAATCGCAGACCAACGGGGTTCAGCGATCTGTCAATGTACCTGGCCACACTCTTCAGAGTCGGCTGTCCTCCGGCCATCACGGACATGGGCACGTTAGCGCCTTGCCATTTTCGGTTGATCTTGGGAACGATCTGAACTGTCATGATACTGTCACCTCCGAGATCGTAGAAGCTTGTCTCTCGGGGCAATGTCTC
Encoded here:
- a CDS encoding GTP-binding protein ypt2; translation: MAGTRNYDFLIKLLLIGDSGVGKSCCLLRFSEDSFTPSFITTIGIDFKIRTIELDGKRVKLQIWDTAGQERFRTITTAYYRGAMGILLVYDVTDERSFNNIRTWFSNVEQHATEGVNKILIGNKCDWEEKRAVSTEQGQALADELGIPFMEVSAKSNINVEKAFYSLAGDIKKRIVDTQTPQQQQSAGGVQVGGGQSAVGGLGKNCC